One genomic region from Cryptococcus deuterogattii R265 chromosome 7, complete sequence encodes:
- a CDS encoding zinc finger protein: protein MGKKKRSQVFVLKPWCWYCEREFEDDKVLLQHQKSKHFKCQLCPRKLNTAGGLMVHSQQVHKCDPEPLTNTLPGRDGYDIEIFGMEGVPANAQAEWKARKEAEAGTALLAAAAAAKRPRNSYNVIPEADLRAALAQHKILMAARNKAAPAAPFPPFIGGRPPFPPGFPPAGAPPFAGMPPALPPGAIPPFAPPGVRPPFPPPGPSPISSAGNPPDNVAAPTFSSAPPPNFVPSAGGSVLAEVTNVLPSKDGVIWPDTAASPYEKRALQPRYRYTSPAHTVEEDDGNSAGRKRKAAADFL from the exons ATGggtaaaaagaagagatccCAGGTCTTC GTCCTCAAGCCATGGTGTTGGTACTGTGAGCGAGAATTCGAGGATGACAAAG TCCTTCTGCAACATCAGAAATCCAAGCACTTCAAGTGTCAGCTTTGTCCCAGAAAACTGAAC ACGGCTGGTGGTTTGATGGTACATAGTCAGCAAGTGCATAAGTGTGATCCCGAACC GCTCACAAACACTCTTCCCGGCCGGGATGGTTATGATATTGAGATTTTCGGCATGGAGGGCGTGCCTGCGAATGCGCAGGCAGAATggaaggcgaggaaagAAGCCGAGGCAGGAACAGCTTTGCTTGCggctgcagctgctgccaagCGTCCGCGAAACTCTTACAACGTCATTCCAGAAGCAGACTTGCGAGCTGCCTTGGCCCAACACAAGATATTGATGGCGGCAAGGAATAAAGCTGCACCAGCTGCCCCTTTTCCCCCGTTTATTGGCGGTCgtcctcccttccctcctgg ATTTCCACCCGCTGGGGCGCCTCCTTTTGCTGGAATGCCTCCCGCTCTGCCTCCAGGCGCCATACCCCCCTTTGC CCCTCCTGGTGTACGCCCTCCATTCCCTCCCCCTGGACCATCTCCAATTTCTTCGGCAGGCAATCCGCCAGACAATGTGGCCGCACCCACCTTCAGTTCTGCACCCCCTCCTAATTTCGTTCCCTCGGCGGGCGGTTCGGTCCTTGCTGAGGTAACCAATGTGTTGCCGAGTAAGGATGGCGTTATCTGGCCGGATACCGCAGCATCTCCC TACGAAAAACGAGCTCTACAGCCGCGATATAGATATACTTCGCCCGCGCATACagtcgaggaagatgatggcaacAGTGctgggagaaagagaaaagcTGCTGCCGATTTTTTATAA
- a CDS encoding myo-inositol-1(or 4)-monophosphatase translates to MEYSEIFDFAYDLAEKVCDNSTLELANLDLQASKIILEASAKRWVSTSDLNEKKNSVDLVTETDELVERMIKSAVAEKYPHHKFIGEESFAAGDRPPLTDEFTWIVDPIDGTMNPFVACSIGVAHMKRPVVGVIALPFLNQIFSARLGGGAYMNRNIPLPLTGGIPQPLSDLSRCMIGAEWGSDRGLSTFKHKTSSFAKLAGDPNKGVDGGVMAHALRTTGSTACNAVAVAAGQLDIYWDAGCYPWDVCAAAIILNETGGFFAGGKDSLDAPVDRVMMGRRYIFVRAVPATESESPSQIQHRLARELYDVVDEWTNEDMMD, encoded by the exons ATGGAGTATTCAGAAATATTCGATTTCGCATACGATCTTGCCGAAAAGGTTTGTGACAACTCAACTCTGGAGCTCGCTAATCTTGACTTGCAGGCAAGCAAAATAATCTTAGAAGCCTCTGCCAAGCGATGGGTGTCGACTTCCGACCTCAAcgagaaaaaaaattctGTTGAT CTTGTTACTGAGACCGATGAGCTGGTAGAGCGAATGATCAAATCAGCCGTAGCAGAAAAGTATCCACACCATAAATT CATCGGCGAAGAATCATTCGCTGCTGGTGACCGTCCCCCCCTCACTGACGAATTCACTTGGATCGTAGACCCTATTGAC GGTACTATGAA TCCTTTTGTTGCCTGCTCCATTGGCGTGGCGCACATGAAAAGACCGGTTGTAGGGGTCATTGCTCTACCTTTTTTGAACCAAATT TTCTCGGCACGgcttggaggaggagcataTATGAACCGCAACATCCCACTTCCTCTTACTGGCGGCATCCCTCAACCCCTTTCTGATTTATCTCGATGTATGATCGGAGCCGAAT GGGGATCTGACCGCGGGCTATCGACCTTCAAACATAAGACGTCTTCCTTTGCGAAGCTTGCCGGCGATCCTAATAAAGGCGTTGACGGGGGCGTGATGGCGCATGCTTTGCGAA CTACCGGATCTACCGCTTGTAATGCTGTAGCTGTGGCAGCTGGACAGTTGGACATCTATTG GGACGCAGGATGTTATCCTTGGGACGTTTGC GCGGCAGCCATAATTCTTAATGAGACTGGCGGTTTTTTCGCTGGTGGAAAGGATTCGCTAGATGCTCCAGTGGATCGAGTCATGATGGGCAGGCGCTACATCTTTGTCCGCGCAGTGCCTGCCACAGAA TCCGAGTCACCATCACAGATTCAACATCGCCTGGCAAGGGAACTTTATGATGTTGTGGATGAATGGACAAACGAAGATATGATGGATTGA
- a CDS encoding elongation factor Tu mitochondrial — MLRNALQSRLSSTLRTAELRAARPVAGPSVLAARTFVSKPLPSPRFRAPVLTPRCQPARGYAAEAGGKFTRSKPHFNIGTIGHVDHGKTTLTAAITKHLAEQGGGKFMDYSQIDKAPEEKARGITISTAHVEYETPNRHYAHIDCPGHADYIKNMITGAAQLDGAIIVVSATDGQMPQTREHLLLARQVGIKKLVVFINKVDQVDDPEMLELVEMEMRELLGQYGFDGEETPIVMGSALAALEGRDPERGAKKIQELMEKADEWLDVPSRDLDKPFLMYVEDVFSISGRGTVVTGKVERGTITKGSEVEIVGLGASIKTTLTGIEMFHKELERGEAGDNMGALLRGIKREQVRRGQVLVQPGSIKSVKKFKAQIYILTKEEGGRYTPFMANYRPQLFIRTTDVTCALTFPEGTEGAHEKLVMPGDNVEMIGDLVHDIALEPGSRFTLREGGKTIGTGIVSEIYE, encoded by the exons ATGCTCAGAAACGCCCTTCAGAGTcgtctctcctccactctccGCACCGCTGAGCTTAGGG CTGCCAGGCCCGTGGCTGGTCCCTCGGTCCTCGCTGCTAGGACATTTGTCTCAAAgcctctcccctctcctcgTTTCCGAGCTCCTGTCTTGACCCCAAGATGTCAACCCGCTCGTGGCTACGCTGCCGAAGCTGGTGGAAAATTCACTAGATCCAAGCCTCATTTTAA CATCGGTACCATTGGTCATGTCGACCACGGTAAAACCACCCTTACCGCGGCCATCACCAAGCACTTGGCTGAACAGGGCGGTGGTAAATTTATGGACTACAGCCAGATCGACAAAGCTCCTGAGGAGAAAGCTCGAGGTATCACCATTAGCACCGCC CATGTTGAGTACGAGACCCCCAACAGGCACTATGCACACATCGACTGTCCCGGTCACGCTGATT ACATCAAAAATATGATTACTGGTGCCGCTCAGCTTGACGGTGCTATCATTGTCGTCTCTGCTACTGATGGCCAAATGCCTCAGACCCGtgagcatcttcttcttgcccgaCAAGTTGGCATCAAGAAGTTGGTTGTCTTTATCAACAAGGTCGACCAAGTCGACGACCCCGAAATGCTCGAGTtggttgagatggaaatgagagAATTGCTAGGCCAGTACGGCtttgatggagaggagacTCCTATCGTCATGGGATCCGCTCTTGCTGCTCTTGAAGGCCGCGACCCTGAGCGAGGTGCGAAAAAGATTCAGGAGCTCATGGAGAAGGCTGATGAATGGCTTGACGTCCCTTCTC GTGACCTCGACAAGCCTTTCTTGATGTATGTTGAGGACGTATTCTCGATCTCTGGTCGAGGCACTGTTGTTACCGGGAAAGTTGAGCGTGGTACAATCACCAAGGGTTCCGAAGTTGAAATCGTTGGTCTCGGCGCATCTATCAAAACTACTCTCACTGGCATTG AAATGTTCCACAAGGAGCTTGAACGTGGTGAAGCTGGTGACAACATGGGTGCCCTCCTTCGTGGTATCAAGCGAGAGCAGGTCCGACGAGGTCAAGTTTTGGTGCAACCTGGCTCTATCAAGAGTGTTAAGAAGTTCAAGGCGCAAATTTAT ATCCTTaccaaggaggaaggtggtcGTTACACCCCTTTCATGGCTAACTACCGACCTCAACTTTTCATCCGTACTACCGACGTAACTTGTGCCCTCACTTTCCCGGAAGGCACCGAAGGCGCTCATGAGAAGCTCGTCATGCCTGGTGACAATGTTGAGATGATTGGTGACCTTGTGCATGACATCGCTCTTGAGCCCGGATCGCGTTTCACCTTGCGAGAGGGCGGTAAGACTATCGGTACTGGTATTGTTTCAGAGATTTACGAGTAA